Proteins encoded by one window of Sphaerodactylus townsendi isolate TG3544 linkage group LG02, MPM_Stown_v2.3, whole genome shotgun sequence:
- the IMMP1L gene encoding mitochondrial inner membrane protease subunit 1 translates to MLRDAMGRTFRLLGYTIQYGCIAHCAFEYLGGIVVCSGPSMEPTIYNSDIVFSDNLSCHLYSIQKGDIVIAKNPNDPKSNICKRVIGLEGDKVCTSGPSDFIKMHSYVPKGHVWLEGDNLRNSTDSRCYGPVPYGLIKGRICFKLWPLTDFGFLRASPNSHRICKN, encoded by the exons ATGTTACGAGATGCCATGGGAAGGACTTTTCGACTTCTTGGGTACACTATTCAGTATGGGTGTATAGCTCATTGTGCCTTTGAATATCTCGGTGGAATTGTTGTG tgcTCAGGACCTTCAATGGAGCCTACAATTTATAATTCAGATATTGTGTTTTCAGATAATCTCAGCTGCCATCTTTATTCCATTCAGAA AGGTGATATTGTCATTGCAAAAAACCCAAATGATCCAAAATCAAATATCTGTAAAAGGGTAATTGGCTTGGAAGGAGATAAAGTCTGTACAAGTGGTCCTTCAGATTTTATTAAGATGCACAGTTAT GTACCTAAAGGACATGTTTGGTTAGAAGGTGATAATCTCAGAAATTCTACCGACTCCAGGTGTTACGGTCCTGTTCCATATGGGCTGATAAAAGGACGTATTTGCTTTAAG ctaTGGCCTCTGACGGATTTTGGATTTCTGCGTGCAAGTCCTAATAGTCACAGGATTTGTAAGAACTGA